One Dehalococcoidia bacterium genomic region harbors:
- a CDS encoding VTT domain-containing protein: MPDFLRVAADTVAFLLDKGPFALLLLIAVGEIGMPIPVATDGLLLVAGYDGSRVPLVFGMLLLGSLLGASVSYWAVRLGGRPFIRRHGHYVGLTLSRLDGLEMRMQRWGARAVIVGRLTPGLLFVTNAASGLFRIPFATFAVCVVGTAALWGVVVLTVGYALRLGFGATLAAVAREESALWAIPFVLFGLGILVGWLVLRAHLAHKKASVSATSPNETPRSSRVDPQ; this comes from the coding sequence ATGCCGGACTTCCTGCGCGTTGCCGCGGACACGGTTGCCTTTCTCCTGGACAAAGGCCCCTTTGCCCTTCTCCTGCTGATAGCCGTTGGTGAGATAGGCATGCCCATCCCCGTGGCTACGGACGGCCTGCTGCTGGTGGCGGGCTACGACGGGTCGCGCGTGCCTCTCGTCTTCGGCATGCTGCTGCTGGGCAGTCTGCTGGGCGCATCGGTGTCGTACTGGGCGGTCCGACTGGGCGGGCGTCCGTTCATCAGGCGTCACGGCCACTACGTGGGGCTTACCCTTTCACGGCTGGACGGCCTGGAGATGCGGATGCAGCGATGGGGCGCCAGGGCTGTCATCGTTGGCCGGCTGACGCCCGGGCTCTTGTTCGTTACGAATGCGGCGTCGGGGCTGTTTCGCATCCCCTTTGCCACGTTCGCGGTGTGTGTGGTGGGGACAGCGGCGTTGTGGGGCGTCGTTGTCCTGACGGTGGGGTACGCGCTGCGCCTGGGCTTCGGCGCCACCCTGGCGGCGGTAGCCCGCGAAGAGTCGGCGCTGTGGGCCATCCCCTTTGTCCTTTTTGGCCTCGGCATACTTGTCGGCTGGCTCGTCCTGCGGGCGCATCTGGCCCACAAGAAGGCCAGCGTTAGCGCTACGTCCCCGAATGAGACCCCGCGGTCGTCTCGCGTTGATCCGCAATAG
- a CDS encoding adenine phosphoribosyltransferase, translated as MNPLDLKARIRDIPDFPTKGILFRDITPLLQDHAAFKYVIDTLAARHRGQRIDSVVAIEARGYIFGAPLAYALGIGFVPVRKVGKLPWKTHRVEYSLEYGSSVIEMHQDAVRAGQRVLIIDDLLATGGTLAATAKLVERSGARVAGISVIVELGFLPGRAQLQGYDITSLVVY; from the coding sequence ATGAATCCACTTGACCTCAAGGCCAGAATTCGCGACATACCGGACTTCCCCACCAAGGGCATCCTCTTCAGAGACATAACGCCGTTGCTGCAGGACCATGCCGCGTTCAAGTACGTCATAGACACCCTGGCGGCCAGGCACCGCGGCCAGCGCATAGACTCTGTTGTGGCCATTGAAGCTCGGGGATACATTTTCGGCGCGCCCCTCGCGTACGCCCTCGGCATCGGGTTCGTCCCCGTCCGAAAGGTCGGCAAGCTGCCCTGGAAGACCCACCGCGTCGAGTACTCCCTGGAGTACGGCTCCAGCGTCATCGAGATGCACCAGGATGCAGTCCGCGCCGGCCAGCGCGTGCTCATTATTGACGACCTGCTGGCCACGGGAGGGACTCTGGCCGCCACGGCCAAGCTGGTCGAACGTTCCGGGGCGCGCGTCGCCGGTATCTCGGTCATCGTAGAGCTCGGCTTCTTGCCGGGCCGCGCCCAGTTGCAGGGCTACGATATCACGTCCCTGGTGGTGTACTAG
- a CDS encoding glycosyltransferase family A protein, with protein MFISVVIPAYNEEADLGSCLRALRDQDYSGPYEIIVADNASTDGTASVARRWGARVVHEPRRGIASARQAGCVAALGDILAGTDADTVVPRHWLSAIARRFHERPGATVAAGYFLLRDGPFLARALTRLGDALSPVLAWCVPSAWNFCGNNYAVRADAFRAVGGFNVALRYGEDVDLCLRLRRLGRVVYAPEMRVTTSGRGYMRSLWRSTGVYCTDYVWRILSYQLGLDSAAAGRSHALRLSGLAVAMVALMTASLWATSSAPPPAAPTPAAPPASFPTQVVTREAVARMLETYQARVSGLGSLIAPALKRQG; from the coding sequence GTGTTTATTTCGGTGGTCATTCCGGCCTATAACGAAGAGGCGGACCTGGGGAGCTGCCTTCGCGCCCTCCGGGACCAGGACTATTCCGGCCCGTATGAAATCATCGTCGCCGACAACGCCAGCACCGACGGCACCGCGTCCGTTGCCCGCCGATGGGGCGCTCGGGTGGTCCACGAGCCTCGACGGGGCATAGCGTCCGCCCGGCAGGCCGGCTGCGTGGCGGCGCTCGGCGACATTCTGGCGGGCACCGACGCGGATACGGTGGTGCCTCGGCACTGGCTGTCCGCAATTGCGCGGCGGTTCCACGAGCGCCCGGGCGCGACCGTCGCCGCGGGGTACTTCCTGCTCAGGGATGGCCCCTTCCTGGCCCGTGCGCTCACACGCCTGGGCGACGCGCTCTCCCCCGTGCTCGCCTGGTGCGTGCCCTCCGCGTGGAACTTCTGTGGTAATAACTACGCCGTGCGCGCGGACGCGTTCCGCGCGGTGGGCGGCTTCAACGTGGCTCTCCGCTACGGCGAGGACGTGGACCTGTGCCTCCGGCTGCGTCGGCTTGGCCGTGTGGTCTATGCGCCCGAGATGCGGGTGACCACGTCCGGGCGGGGGTACATGCGGAGCCTGTGGCGCTCCACCGGCGTCTATTGCACCGACTACGTATGGCGCATCCTGTCGTATCAGCTCGGCCTGGACAGCGCCGCAGCGGGCCGAAGCCACGCGCTGCGCTTGAGCGGGCTGGCCGTGGCGATGGTCGCGCTCATGACGGCGTCTCTATGGGCCACGAGCAGCGCTCCGCCGCCCGCCGCGCCGACCCCGGCGGCGCCCCCGGCCTCGTTTCCCACGCAGGTAGTCACCCGAGAGGCGGTAGCCCGCATGCTGGAGACGTATCAGGCGCGGGTGTCCGGCCTCGGTTCCCTTATTGCGCCGGCGCTCAAGCGGCAGGGATAG
- a CDS encoding DUF502 domain-containing protein, with protein MKIRVRWLAGHVVGSIRAKLIAGVLVLIPVVITYLVLQFLFVNLDGLLQPLIAAVVGRPVPGVGLVSTAILVYLAGVVATNIFGQRLLRGAERVIDRMPVVRTLYATSKSALSAVARREAPAFKHVVLVEYPRKGIYAVGFATGQFLGPSGEVLVSVFIPATPLPTGGILAIVPEGEVIVTDMSVDEGFKLILSGGILAPTQIRRAVPQNDKVGGDTRDGQQSSQTGNPVV; from the coding sequence ATGAAGATACGCGTGCGGTGGCTGGCCGGGCACGTGGTGGGCAGCATCCGCGCCAAGCTGATCGCGGGTGTTCTGGTACTGATCCCAGTGGTCATCACGTACTTAGTCCTGCAGTTCCTCTTTGTGAACCTGGACGGGCTGCTCCAACCGCTCATTGCCGCCGTGGTGGGCCGCCCCGTGCCGGGGGTGGGTCTGGTTTCAACCGCCATCCTTGTGTATCTGGCGGGAGTGGTCGCCACGAATATCTTTGGTCAGCGTCTGCTGCGCGGCGCCGAGCGCGTGATAGACCGGATGCCCGTGGTGCGGACCCTGTACGCGACGTCAAAAAGCGCGCTGAGCGCCGTGGCGCGGAGGGAGGCCCCCGCGTTCAAGCATGTTGTCCTGGTGGAGTACCCGCGCAAGGGTATCTACGCCGTGGGATTCGCCACCGGGCAGTTCCTGGGCCCTTCCGGCGAAGTCCTGGTCTCCGTATTCATACCCGCAACTCCGCTGCCCACCGGCGGCATTCTGGCGATTGTCCCTGAGGGCGAGGTGATAGTGACAGACATGTCGGTGGACGAAGGCTTCAAGCTGATCCTCTCCGGCGGCATCCTGGCGCCAACACAGATCCGGCGCGCTGTGCCACAGAATGACAAGGTGGGTGGTGATACGAGGGACGGCCAGCAATCTAGCCAAACGGGCAATCCTGTAGTATAA